A stretch of the Bordetella genomosp. 8 genome encodes the following:
- the yidC gene encoding membrane protein insertase YidC — protein sequence MDIRRTILWMIFSFSLLLLWNNWQVHNGKPSLFGVPPAATPAQQAAKPATGDAAQPAGNTTVPSVPAAGQPASAAPGGVPASAAKAQADSQKIVITTDVLRLTFDTTGAQLVQAVLLKYPDANRGDQPTVLLDDTPDLQYVVQSGVVGAPGQPGFPTHQTPFRMVSSERSMTGDTLSVVFEAESGGLKVTKTYTLHRGRYDIDVRHDMTNTSANPARPSLYLQLQRDGNNPPDTSSFYHTFTGMAVYSDQDKFQKATFSDIEKKKASYIKQADNGWIAVVQHYFATAWIPPQGKARTNELLEVRNNLYAARTVEGVGDIAPGASASVDAHLWVGPQDQKAMAALAPGLELVVDYGWLTIIAKPLFSLMTWLHSILGNWGWTIVALTVLIKLLFYPLAATSYRSMARMKQVTPRLQALKEKYGDDKQKLNAAMMEMYRTEKINPLGGCLPMVVQIPVFISLYWVLLASVEMRGAPWLGWVHDLSVHDPYFILPAIMMATMFLQIKLNPTPPDPVQAKVMMIMPLVFGGMMFMFPAGLVLYWCVNNTLSILQQWYITRKLRVETETAKR from the coding sequence CCCGCCACCGGCGACGCGGCGCAACCCGCCGGCAACACGACCGTTCCCAGCGTGCCCGCGGCTGGCCAGCCTGCCTCGGCGGCGCCCGGCGGCGTGCCTGCCTCCGCCGCCAAGGCGCAGGCGGACTCGCAGAAAATTGTCATCACCACCGACGTGCTGCGCCTGACCTTCGATACCACCGGCGCGCAGCTGGTGCAGGCGGTGCTGCTGAAGTATCCGGACGCCAACCGCGGCGACCAGCCGACGGTGCTGCTGGACGATACGCCCGACCTGCAATATGTCGTGCAATCCGGCGTGGTGGGCGCCCCGGGCCAGCCCGGCTTCCCCACCCATCAGACGCCGTTCCGCATGGTGTCGTCCGAGCGCAGCATGACCGGCGACACGCTGAGCGTAGTGTTCGAAGCCGAATCGGGCGGGCTGAAGGTCACCAAGACCTACACCTTGCATCGCGGCCGCTACGACATCGACGTCCGCCACGACATGACGAACACCAGCGCCAATCCGGCGCGCCCCTCGCTGTACCTGCAACTGCAGCGCGACGGCAACAATCCGCCGGATACGTCCAGCTTCTATCACACCTTCACCGGCATGGCGGTGTATTCGGACCAGGACAAATTCCAGAAGGCCACGTTCTCGGATATCGAAAAGAAGAAAGCCAGCTACATCAAGCAGGCCGACAACGGCTGGATCGCCGTGGTGCAGCACTACTTCGCCACCGCCTGGATTCCGCCGCAAGGCAAGGCGCGCACCAATGAGCTTCTGGAGGTCCGCAACAACCTCTACGCCGCGCGCACCGTCGAAGGCGTGGGCGACATCGCGCCCGGCGCATCGGCCAGCGTCGATGCCCACCTGTGGGTCGGCCCGCAGGACCAGAAGGCCATGGCCGCGCTGGCGCCCGGGCTGGAACTCGTCGTCGACTACGGCTGGCTGACGATCATCGCGAAGCCGCTGTTCTCGCTGATGACGTGGCTGCACTCCATCCTGGGCAACTGGGGCTGGACCATCGTGGCCCTGACGGTGCTGATCAAGCTGCTGTTCTACCCGCTGGCGGCCACCAGCTACCGCTCGATGGCCCGCATGAAGCAGGTCACCCCGCGGCTGCAGGCGCTGAAGGAAAAGTACGGCGACGACAAGCAGAAGCTGAACGCCGCCATGATGGAGATGTATCGCACCGAGAAGATCAATCCGCTGGGCGGCTGCCTGCCGATGGTGGTGCAGATCCCGGTGTTCATCTCGCTGTACTGGGTGCTGCTGGCCAGCGTGGAAATGCGCGGCGCGCCGTGGCTCGGCTGGGTGCACGATCTGTCCGTGCATGACCCCTACTTCATCCTGCCGGCGATCATGATGGCCACCATGTTCCTGCAGATCAAGCTGAACCCGACGCCGCCCGATCCCGTCCAGGCCAAGGTCATGATGATCATGCCCCTGGTGTTCGGCGGCATGATGTTCATGTTCCCGGCCGGCCTGGTGCTGTACTGGTGCGTCAACAACACGCTGTCCATCCTGCAGCAGTGGTACATCACGCGCAAACTGCGCGTCGAAACGGAAACCGCCAAGCGTTGA